One window from the genome of Elaeis guineensis isolate ETL-2024a chromosome 5, EG11, whole genome shotgun sequence encodes:
- the LOC105046241 gene encoding putative serine/threonine-protein kinase isoform X1, with translation MGRRFCCFGAPRSREKKNGHRTKSDSGVGAVVGLLQAPKNVRLFSYNELKSATRNFHPTNRIGRGGFGVVYKGTLRDETQVAIKSLSAESKQGTNEFLTEIDMVSNIRHPNLVQLMGCCVEGTNRILVYEYLENNSLENALLGPKNKRIALDWPKRAAICVGTAHGLAFLHEEAEPHIVHRDIKASNVLLDKDLAPKIGDFGLAKLFPNNVTHISTRVAGTMGYLAPEYALLGQLTKKADIYSFGVLVLEIISGRSGSKSVWELDMHTLLEWAWKLRDEDRLLDIVDRELVGYSEEEVLRFIKVALFCTQGTSNQRPSMKQVVEMLSDEIGLDVGSLIQPGVVKDRDQIPGNPSGSSRGVWRQKGDRLANAASPITSTRNMNSSTMSMVEVEPR, from the exons GTGTTGGGGCAGTTGTTGGTTTATTACAGGCCCCAAAAAATGTGCGGCTTTTCTCCTATAACGAGTTGAAGTCAGCAACACGCAACTTTCATCCAACAAACAGAATAGGTCGTGGAGGGTTTGGAGTTGTATATAAA GGAACATTGAGGGATGAAACGCAGGTTGCAATAAAGTCACTGTCTGCTGAATCAAAGCAAGGAACAAATGAGTTTTTGACTGAGATTGATATGGTATCAaatattaggcatcctaatcttGTTCAACTGATGGGTTGCTGTGTTGAAGGCACCAACAGGATTTTGGTTTACGAGTATCTGGAGAATAACAGTTTAGAAAATGCTCTACTCG GTCCAAAGAATAAGCGGATTGCTTTGGATTGGCCCAAAAGAGCTGCTATTTGTGTGGGTACTGCTCATGGTCTTGCATTTCTCCATGAGGAAGCCGAGCCGCATATTGTCCATCGAGATATCAAGGCCAGTAATGTTTTACTTGACAAAGACCTAGCCCCAAAAATTGGAGACTTTGGTCTAGCTAAGCTTTTTCCTAACAATGTCACTCACATTAGCACACGTGTGGCGGGAACTAT GGGTTACCTGGCTCCAGAATATGCCTTACTAGGGCAATTAACCAAGAAAGCAGACATCTACAGTTTTGGAGTGCTTGTACTTGAGATAATCAGTGGTAGGAGTGGCAGCAAGTCAGTATGGGAGCTTGATATGCATACTCTTCTGGAGTGG GCATGGAAGCTGCGAGATGAAGATAGGCTGTTGGATATAGTGGATCGGGAACTGGTGGGGTATTCAGAGGAGGAAGTCTTGCGCTTCATCAAGGTAGCATTGTTTTGCACCCAAGGAACGTCAAACCAGAGGCCCTCCATGAAACAGGTCGTAGAAATGCTGTCAGATGAGATCGGTCTTGATGTTGGAAGCCTAATTCAACCAGGCGTGGTTAAAGACAGAGATCAGATTCCTGGAAATCCTAGTGGAAGTTCACGGGGGGTTTGGAGGCAAAAAGGCGATCGGTTGGCCAATGCAGCTTCACCAATCACTTCCACAAGAAATATGAACAGCTCTACCATGAGCATGGTTGAGGTGGAACCTAGATGA
- the LOC105046241 gene encoding cold-responsive protein kinase 1 isoform X2, whose amino-acid sequence MVIEQNQIQGTLRDETQVAIKSLSAESKQGTNEFLTEIDMVSNIRHPNLVQLMGCCVEGTNRILVYEYLENNSLENALLGPKNKRIALDWPKRAAICVGTAHGLAFLHEEAEPHIVHRDIKASNVLLDKDLAPKIGDFGLAKLFPNNVTHISTRVAGTMGYLAPEYALLGQLTKKADIYSFGVLVLEIISGRSGSKSVWELDMHTLLEWAWKLRDEDRLLDIVDRELVGYSEEEVLRFIKVALFCTQGTSNQRPSMKQVVEMLSDEIGLDVGSLIQPGVVKDRDQIPGNPSGSSRGVWRQKGDRLANAASPITSTRNMNSSTMSMVEVEPR is encoded by the exons GGAACATTGAGGGATGAAACGCAGGTTGCAATAAAGTCACTGTCTGCTGAATCAAAGCAAGGAACAAATGAGTTTTTGACTGAGATTGATATGGTATCAaatattaggcatcctaatcttGTTCAACTGATGGGTTGCTGTGTTGAAGGCACCAACAGGATTTTGGTTTACGAGTATCTGGAGAATAACAGTTTAGAAAATGCTCTACTCG GTCCAAAGAATAAGCGGATTGCTTTGGATTGGCCCAAAAGAGCTGCTATTTGTGTGGGTACTGCTCATGGTCTTGCATTTCTCCATGAGGAAGCCGAGCCGCATATTGTCCATCGAGATATCAAGGCCAGTAATGTTTTACTTGACAAAGACCTAGCCCCAAAAATTGGAGACTTTGGTCTAGCTAAGCTTTTTCCTAACAATGTCACTCACATTAGCACACGTGTGGCGGGAACTAT GGGTTACCTGGCTCCAGAATATGCCTTACTAGGGCAATTAACCAAGAAAGCAGACATCTACAGTTTTGGAGTGCTTGTACTTGAGATAATCAGTGGTAGGAGTGGCAGCAAGTCAGTATGGGAGCTTGATATGCATACTCTTCTGGAGTGG GCATGGAAGCTGCGAGATGAAGATAGGCTGTTGGATATAGTGGATCGGGAACTGGTGGGGTATTCAGAGGAGGAAGTCTTGCGCTTCATCAAGGTAGCATTGTTTTGCACCCAAGGAACGTCAAACCAGAGGCCCTCCATGAAACAGGTCGTAGAAATGCTGTCAGATGAGATCGGTCTTGATGTTGGAAGCCTAATTCAACCAGGCGTGGTTAAAGACAGAGATCAGATTCCTGGAAATCCTAGTGGAAGTTCACGGGGGGTTTGGAGGCAAAAAGGCGATCGGTTGGCCAATGCAGCTTCACCAATCACTTCCACAAGAAATATGAACAGCTCTACCATGAGCATGGTTGAGGTGGAACCTAGATGA